The DNA region AACCTAAAGAATTTAACGCTTCTTTAACTGCATTACCTTGAGGGTCCGAAATACCTTTCTTTAAAGTTACATAAACTATTGCCTTCATTATAAAACCTCCTCTACTCTCCTTAATACTTCTCTATAAGCGTCCTCTACTTTACCTAAATCTCTTCTAAACCTATCTTTATCCATTTTTTGATTTGATTCTTTATCCCATAATCTGCATGTGTCTGGTGATATTTCATCAGCTAAAATAATTCTACCATCATATCTTCCAAACTCCAATTTGAAATCTATAAGTTTTAAACCAATCTTTTCGAAAAACTTTACTAATATCTCGTTTATTTTTAATGCCTTTTCCTTTATAGCTTCTAATTCTTCCTTATCTGCAAGTTTTAATGCTTGTATATGATAGTCATTAATTAATGGATCACCTAACTCATCATTTTTATAGCAAAATTCAAGAACTGTAGTTTCTAACTGTATTCCTTCTTTAAATCCAAGTCTTTTTGCTAAAGAACCTGCTGCAACATTTCTAACAATAACTTCTATTGGTACAATTTCTACAGCTTTAACAAGCATCTGCCTTTCATCTATTAATCTTACAAAATGTGTTTCTATTCCAGCTTTCTCTAATAATTCAAAAAGCATTGCTGACATTTTATTATTTATAATGCCTTTGTTTTCTATTGTTCCTTTCTTTTCTCCATTAAATGCAGTTGCATCGTCTTTGTATTCAATCAAATATACTTTCTCATCATCAGTTTTATAAACTCTTTTCGCCTTACCTTCATAAACAAATTCTTTTTTCATTTTAAACCCTCCTAGTTTTTTAATAAAGTTAGTTGCCAGAATGGTAGCAGAGAATTAATTCTCTGCTACAGGGTACAGTTGCTTGGATAAACAGAGTTGCCAGTTGCCAGAGAACAGTTTCCAGTTTTCTGTTCCC from Caloranaerobacter sp. TR13 includes:
- the purC gene encoding phosphoribosylaminoimidazolesuccinocarboxamide synthase; this encodes MKKEFVYEGKAKRVYKTDDEKVYLIEYKDDATAFNGEKKGTIENKGIINNKMSAMLFELLEKAGIETHFVRLIDERQMLVKAVEIVPIEVIVRNVAAGSLAKRLGFKEGIQLETTVLEFCYKNDELGDPLINDYHIQALKLADKEELEAIKEKALKINEILVKFFEKIGLKLIDFKLEFGRYDGRIILADEISPDTCRLWDKESNQKMDKDRFRRDLGKVEDAYREVLRRVEEVL